In Geotalea uraniireducens, one genomic interval encodes:
- the nspC gene encoding carboxynorspermidine decarboxylase: MTGIDIPKILELAPSPAYVVDLGRLRHNLAILDEVQRRSGAKILLALKAFAMWSVFPLLRETLHGVCASSPWEARLGYEQFGREVHSFAAAFKESDVVELLSTSNHLVFNSFNQLERFRPLWERSGVSIGLRVNPEHSEGHTAIYDPCAPLSRLGIPHREFAGRSLAGVEGLHFHTLCEQLFEPLARTARVFEEKFGPLLHGMKWLNLGGGHHITREGYDLDGLVELVKYFREKYDVEVYLEPGEAVAIGTGVLVSEVLDVVHNVMDIAILDVSATCHMPDILEMPYRPTITGGGEAGELAHTYRLGGPSCLAGDVIGDWSFAAPLKPGDRLAFEDMAHYTMVKTTTFNGIQHPAICTYEPAGGELRVVRRFGYEDFRGKLS, from the coding sequence TTGACCGGTATCGACATCCCGAAAATTCTTGAGCTCGCCCCGTCCCCCGCCTATGTGGTGGACCTGGGGCGGCTGCGCCACAATCTGGCGATCCTCGACGAGGTGCAGCGGCGTTCCGGCGCCAAGATCCTCCTGGCGCTGAAGGCGTTCGCCATGTGGTCGGTCTTTCCGCTGCTCCGCGAAACCCTCCACGGGGTCTGTGCCAGCTCGCCCTGGGAGGCGCGGCTCGGCTACGAGCAGTTCGGCCGCGAGGTGCACAGCTTCGCCGCCGCCTTCAAGGAGTCGGATGTCGTCGAACTGCTTTCGACCTCCAATCACCTGGTCTTCAACTCCTTCAACCAGCTGGAGCGCTTCCGGCCGTTGTGGGAGAGGAGCGGCGTCTCGATCGGCCTGCGGGTGAACCCGGAGCATTCCGAGGGGCATACCGCCATCTACGACCCGTGCGCGCCGCTGTCGCGGCTCGGCATCCCGCACCGCGAGTTCGCCGGTCGGTCGCTCGCCGGGGTGGAGGGGCTCCATTTCCACACCCTCTGCGAGCAGCTGTTCGAGCCGCTGGCCCGGACCGCCCGGGTCTTCGAGGAGAAGTTCGGCCCGCTGCTCCACGGCATGAAATGGCTGAACCTCGGTGGCGGCCACCACATCACCCGCGAGGGGTACGATCTCGACGGGCTGGTGGAACTGGTCAAATATTTCCGGGAGAAGTACGACGTCGAGGTTTACCTGGAGCCGGGGGAGGCGGTGGCGATCGGCACCGGCGTCCTGGTGAGCGAGGTGCTCGACGTGGTGCACAACGTCATGGATATCGCCATCCTCGACGTCTCGGCCACCTGCCACATGCCGGACATCCTCGAGATGCCCTACCGGCCGACGATCACCGGCGGCGGCGAAGCCGGCGAACTGGCCCACACCTACCGGCTCGGCGGCCCCTCCTGTCTGGCGGGGGACGTGATCGGCGACTGGTCCTTCGCCGCGCCGCTCAAGCCGGGTGATCGGCTGGCCTTCGAGGACATGGCCCATTACACGATGGTCAAGACCACCACCTTCAACGGCATCCAGCATCCGGCCATCTGTACGTATGAGCCGGCGGGGGGGGAGTTGCGGGTGGTGCGGCGGTTTGGGTATGAGGATTTCAGGGGCAAGCTGTCCTGA
- a CDS encoding saccharopine dehydrogenase family protein, which yields MSKVLIIGAGGVGQVVAHKCAQRRDIFSEITLASRTKSKCDAIAAQLNNSINTARVDADNVPELVALIKEVQPKLVINVALPYQDLHIMDACLETGVDYLDTANYEPLDTAKFEYSWQWAYQERFKQAGIMALLGSGFDPGVTNVYTALAAKKYLDVVEEIDIIDANAGSHGQPFATNFNPEINIREVTATCRHWENGAFQESPPLSTKRVFDFPEGIGPMNIYRLYHEEMESLVRHIPTIKKAQFWMTFSDNYLKHLEVLQNVGMTRIDEVEFQGQKIVPIQFLKALLPDPGSLGPLTKGKTCIGVIARGTKDGQRKQVYIYNICDHEACYKEVQSQAISYTTGVPAVVGAIMMLTGKWHAPGVWNMEQFDPEVFLKELGPMGLPEVVVEGAWPEL from the coding sequence ATGAGCAAAGTTCTGATAATCGGTGCCGGCGGCGTCGGCCAGGTCGTGGCCCACAAATGCGCCCAGCGGCGGGATATCTTCAGCGAGATCACTCTCGCTTCGCGGACCAAGAGCAAGTGCGACGCTATCGCCGCCCAGCTGAACAACTCCATCAATACCGCCCGGGTTGATGCCGACAACGTCCCCGAGTTGGTGGCGCTGATCAAGGAGGTGCAGCCCAAGCTGGTGATCAATGTGGCGCTTCCCTACCAGGATCTGCATATTATGGACGCCTGCCTGGAGACCGGCGTCGACTACCTCGATACCGCCAACTACGAGCCGCTCGATACCGCCAAGTTCGAGTACTCCTGGCAGTGGGCCTACCAGGAGCGCTTCAAACAGGCCGGGATCATGGCGCTGTTGGGCTCCGGCTTCGACCCGGGGGTGACCAACGTTTACACTGCCCTGGCGGCCAAAAAGTACCTCGACGTGGTGGAGGAGATCGACATCATCGACGCTAACGCCGGCTCCCACGGCCAGCCGTTCGCCACCAACTTCAATCCGGAGATCAACATCCGCGAAGTGACCGCCACCTGCCGCCACTGGGAAAACGGCGCCTTCCAGGAGTCGCCGCCGCTCTCCACCAAGCGGGTCTTCGACTTCCCCGAGGGGATCGGGCCGATGAACATCTACCGCCTCTATCACGAGGAGATGGAGTCGCTGGTCAGACATATCCCGACCATCAAGAAGGCCCAGTTCTGGATGACCTTCTCCGACAACTACCTCAAGCACCTGGAGGTGCTGCAGAACGTCGGGATGACCCGCATCGACGAGGTGGAGTTCCAGGGGCAGAAGATCGTCCCGATCCAGTTCCTCAAGGCGCTCCTTCCCGACCCGGGGTCGCTGGGGCCGCTGACCAAGGGGAAAACCTGCATCGGCGTCATCGCCCGCGGCACCAAGGACGGCCAGCGGAAGCAGGTCTACATCTACAACATCTGCGACCACGAGGCATGCTACAAGGAAGTCCAGTCCCAGGCGATCAGCTACACCACCGGCGTCCCGGCGGTGGTCGGGGCGATCATGATGCTGACCGGCAAATGGCATGCCCCCGGCGTCTGGAACATGGAGCAGTTCGATCCGGAGGTGTTCCTCAAGGAGCTCGGACCGATGGGGCTGCCCGAGGTGGTGGTCGAAGGGGCGTGGCCGGAGCTGTAG
- a CDS encoding helix-turn-helix domain-containing protein, which yields MKIGERLKRLRMINSLTQEELASRADLTKGYISQLENDATSPSIATLKDILDVFGVSMQEFFGETTDEESVVFGKDARVQPGNEDDRIRVELLVPGAQNREMDPVLVTLEPGEEMDEQPFHEGEEFGFVLLGKIELRLDDKLHTVKKDECFYFTSDKRHSVKNVGKGQAKILWVVTPPTFYY from the coding sequence TTGAAGATCGGCGAGCGGTTGAAGCGGCTCCGGATGATCAACTCCCTGACCCAGGAAGAGTTGGCGAGCCGGGCCGACCTGACCAAGGGATACATCTCTCAGCTGGAGAACGATGCCACCTCCCCGTCCATCGCCACCCTGAAGGATATCCTCGACGTCTTCGGCGTCAGCATGCAGGAGTTCTTCGGCGAGACGACCGACGAGGAGAGCGTGGTGTTCGGCAAGGATGCCCGGGTCCAGCCGGGCAATGAAGATGACCGGATCCGGGTCGAGCTGCTGGTGCCGGGGGCGCAGAACCGGGAGATGGATCCGGTGCTGGTGACCCTCGAACCCGGGGAGGAGATGGACGAGCAGCCGTTTCACGAGGGGGAGGAGTTCGGCTTCGTCCTCCTGGGGAAGATCGAGCTCCGGCTCGACGACAAGCTGCACACGGTGAAGAAGGATGAGTGCTTTTATTTCACCTCGGATAAGCGGCATTCGGTGAAGAATGTCGGCAAGGGGCAGGCGAAGATCTTGTGGGTGGTGACACCGCCCACATTCTACTATTAA
- the proC gene encoding pyrroline-5-carboxylate reductase, translating into MTILAERKLGFIGGGNMAEAIIKGLCAGGVAAAAITVAEPVAARREYLAASYGVRVSPDNGTVLADCDTVVIAVKPQVFSGMIAGLERPALQEKLLISIMAGVTIDAIEDACAGPVRVVRVMPNTPALVLAGATAICRGGAAGDADLACARQIFELVGTVCEVEEKLMDAVTGLSGSGPAYVFTFVEALADAGVKNGLPRETANRLAIQTVLGAARLLSDSGDHPAVLRDKVTSPGGTTIAAQAALERHGFRSAVLAAVDAAVARSAELGRK; encoded by the coding sequence ATGACGATACTTGCGGAGCGGAAGCTCGGTTTCATTGGCGGCGGCAACATGGCGGAGGCGATCATCAAGGGGCTGTGCGCCGGCGGGGTGGCGGCCGCGGCGATCACCGTCGCCGAACCGGTGGCGGCCCGGCGGGAATACCTCGCCGCTAGCTACGGCGTGCGGGTAAGCCCCGACAACGGTACCGTGCTGGCCGACTGCGACACGGTGGTGATCGCGGTGAAGCCCCAGGTCTTTTCCGGGATGATCGCCGGGCTGGAGCGGCCGGCGCTGCAGGAGAAGCTGTTGATTTCGATCATGGCCGGGGTGACGATCGACGCCATCGAGGACGCCTGCGCCGGACCGGTGCGGGTGGTGCGGGTGATGCCGAACACGCCGGCGCTGGTCCTGGCCGGGGCGACGGCCATCTGCCGCGGCGGCGCCGCCGGCGATGCCGACCTGGCCTGCGCCCGGCAGATCTTCGAACTGGTCGGCACCGTCTGCGAGGTGGAGGAGAAACTGATGGATGCGGTGACCGGGCTCTCCGGCAGCGGCCCCGCCTACGTCTTCACCTTCGTCGAGGCGCTGGCCGATGCCGGGGTCAAGAACGGCCTGCCGCGGGAGACGGCCAACCGGCTCGCCATCCAGACCGTCCTCGGCGCCGCCCGGCTGCTCAGCGACAGCGGCGACCATCCGGCGGTACTCCGCGACAAGGTTACCTCCCCCGGCGGCACCACCATTGCCGCCCAGGCGGCCCTGGAACGGCACGGCTTCCGCAGCGCGGTGCTCGCCGCCGTCGACGCGGCGGTGGCCCGTTCGGCGGAACTCGGCCGCAAGTAA
- a CDS encoding response regulator, which produces MTKKKLIGELFIESGLITELTLQRALARSRRLNKKLGTTLEEIELITGDELAYALANQYGCKVIKDFARYTFAGELLELIPVEVAMQHLLFPLKLEGKKLAIAVADPLEAPVATNLAAEHGLTVYPFVATRRDIIVAIARHYLGKEPAAAREPTVLVVEDSTLLQTMMADVLTKEGYKVLVEKDGMEGYKSALADGPQVIVTNREIPKLNGYALFDALQNIPETRNIPVILVSGSSDPEEEARAFAKGFFDYIAKPVKEVTLVTRVKRAFQTAERELALL; this is translated from the coding sequence ATGACCAAGAAGAAACTGATCGGTGAACTGTTCATCGAAAGCGGCCTGATCACCGAGCTGACCCTGCAGCGGGCGCTGGCCCGTTCCCGGCGGCTCAACAAGAAGCTCGGCACCACCCTGGAGGAGATCGAGCTGATCACCGGCGACGAGCTGGCCTATGCCCTCGCCAACCAGTACGGCTGCAAGGTGATCAAGGACTTCGCCCGCTACACCTTCGCCGGCGAGCTGCTCGAACTGATCCCGGTGGAGGTGGCGATGCAGCACCTCCTCTTTCCCCTCAAGCTGGAAGGGAAAAAGCTGGCGATCGCCGTCGCCGATCCGCTCGAAGCGCCGGTCGCCACCAACCTGGCCGCCGAGCACGGGCTGACGGTCTACCCGTTCGTGGCGACCCGCCGCGACATCATCGTCGCCATCGCCCGCCATTATCTCGGCAAAGAGCCCGCCGCCGCCCGGGAGCCGACGGTGCTGGTGGTGGAGGACAGTACGCTGCTGCAAACGATGATGGCCGACGTGCTGACGAAGGAAGGGTACAAGGTGCTGGTGGAGAAGGACGGGATGGAGGGGTACAAAAGTGCCCTGGCGGATGGCCCCCAGGTGATCGTCACCAACCGGGAGATTCCGAAGCTGAACGGCTACGCCCTGTTCGACGCCTTGCAGAACATCCCCGAGACCCGGAACATCCCGGTGATCCTGGTCTCCGGGAGTTCCGATCCCGAGGAGGAGGCGCGGGCCTTCGCCAAGGGGTTCTTCGACTATATTGCCAAACCGGTCAAGGAAGTGACCCTCGTTACCCGGGTGAAGCGGGCCTTCCAGACCGCCGAGCGGGAGCTGGCCCTGCTCTGA
- a CDS encoding polysaccharide deacetylase family protein encodes MRRFVSLFVLCLLCASPVYAAISKAPPVPPAPSAAQGASVPILLYHRLGPVVADGMTIATPTFESQLRYLRDNGYQVIPLRRLVDWYLGTAPAPPAKAVVIVADDGHKSIYTDMLPLVRKYRVPVTLFIYPSAISNAKYAMTWDQLRELKKTGLFDFQSHTYWHPNFKKERKRLKPAEFDRFTAMQLQKSKEKIERELGGRVEMLAWPFGIYDDDLIRRAAAAGYRATFTIERHHATAADKVMKLPRYLLVAADQGKAFAQLLAGHGPQRHVVY; translated from the coding sequence TTGCGCCGTTTCGTCTCGTTGTTCGTCCTCTGCCTGCTCTGCGCCAGCCCCGTCTACGCCGCCATCAGCAAGGCCCCGCCGGTCCCCCCGGCCCCTTCCGCCGCCCAGGGGGCAAGCGTCCCGATCCTCCTCTATCACCGCCTCGGGCCGGTGGTGGCCGATGGCATGACAATTGCCACGCCGACCTTCGAGAGCCAGCTCCGCTATCTCCGCGATAACGGCTACCAGGTGATCCCGCTCCGCCGGCTGGTCGACTGGTATCTCGGCACGGCGCCGGCGCCGCCGGCCAAAGCGGTGGTGATCGTCGCCGATGACGGTCACAAGTCGATCTATACCGACATGCTGCCGCTGGTGCGGAAATACCGGGTGCCGGTGACCCTCTTCATCTACCCGTCGGCCATCTCCAACGCCAAGTACGCGATGACCTGGGACCAGCTGCGGGAGCTGAAGAAGACCGGGCTGTTCGATTTCCAGTCCCATACCTACTGGCATCCGAATTTCAAGAAGGAGCGGAAGCGGCTGAAGCCGGCGGAGTTCGACCGGTTCACCGCGATGCAGCTGCAGAAGTCGAAAGAGAAGATCGAGCGGGAGCTCGGCGGGCGGGTGGAGATGCTTGCCTGGCCCTTCGGCATCTACGACGACGACCTGATCAGGCGGGCGGCGGCGGCCGGTTACCGGGCCACCTTCACCATCGAGCGGCACCACGCGACGGCGGCGGACAAGGTGATGAAACTCCCCCGCTACCTGCTGGTCGCCGCCGACCAGGGGAAGGCGTTCGCCCAGCTGCTGGCCGGGCACGGGCCGCAGCGGCACGTGGTCTATTGA
- a CDS encoding YggS family pyridoxal phosphate-dependent enzyme — protein sequence MAIADNLQALERRIAAAARRAGREPSAVRLVAVSKTQPAAVVAEAARAGQRLFGENYVQEFTAKAGAVGEPVEWHFIGHLQSNKVKYLAGLVTMIHSVDRLSLAEEIDRQWGRLGTACDILIQVNVAGEATKSGTSAAALLELVRAVAALPHLRVRGLMTMPPFFDDPEGARPYFRELQRLAEVVAAAAIPGVTMAELSMGMSGDFEAAIEEGATLVRIGTAVFGARG from the coding sequence ATGGCCATTGCCGATAATCTGCAGGCGCTTGAGCGGCGGATCGCCGCGGCGGCCCGGCGCGCCGGCCGCGAGCCGTCCGCCGTCCGGCTGGTGGCGGTATCGAAGACCCAGCCGGCGGCCGTGGTTGCCGAAGCGGCCCGGGCCGGCCAGCGGCTGTTCGGCGAGAACTACGTCCAGGAGTTCACCGCCAAGGCCGGCGCGGTTGGCGAGCCGGTGGAGTGGCACTTCATCGGCCATCTCCAGTCCAATAAGGTCAAGTACCTGGCCGGGCTGGTCACCATGATCCATTCGGTGGACCGGCTCTCCCTCGCCGAGGAGATCGACCGGCAATGGGGGCGGCTCGGCACGGCCTGCGACATCCTCATCCAGGTGAATGTCGCCGGCGAGGCGACCAAGTCCGGCACCTCGGCGGCGGCGCTCCTCGAACTGGTCCGTGCCGTGGCGGCGCTCCCCCACCTCCGGGTGCGGGGACTGATGACCATGCCCCCTTTCTTCGACGACCCGGAAGGGGCGCGCCCCTATTTCCGCGAACTGCAACGGCTGGCCGAGGTGGTGGCTGCGGCGGCCATCCCCGGGGTGACGATGGCCGAACTGTCGATGGGGATGTCCGGCGATTTCGAGGCGGCCATCGAAGAGGGCGCCACCCTGGTCCGGATCGGCACCGCCGTCTTCGGCGCGCGCGGCTGA
- a CDS encoding Maf family nucleotide pyrophosphatase — translation MTATERIVLASASPRRLELLASAGVEFVVAASDIPEEPIPGESPADFSLRLARDKAFATAARIEGRWFIGADTIVVCDGEIMGKPADAADAERMLNKLSGVPHEVITGYAIYDKARDSMLAKAVTTRVFFKPLRPEEIRAYIATGCPMDKAGAYAIQGGAAHMVTRIDGSYTNVVGLPLCEVVEDLRLLGALGGA, via the coding sequence ATGACGGCAACTGAGCGGATCGTCCTGGCGTCGGCCTCGCCCCGGCGGCTGGAACTCCTGGCGTCGGCCGGGGTCGAGTTCGTCGTGGCCGCCAGCGACATTCCGGAAGAGCCCATTCCCGGCGAGTCCCCGGCCGATTTCTCCCTGCGCCTCGCCCGCGACAAGGCGTTCGCCACGGCGGCCCGGATCGAGGGGCGCTGGTTCATCGGTGCCGACACCATCGTCGTTTGCGACGGCGAGATCATGGGGAAACCGGCCGATGCCGCCGATGCCGAGCGGATGCTCAACAAGCTCTCCGGCGTCCCCCACGAGGTGATCACCGGCTACGCGATCTACGACAAGGCGCGGGACAGCATGCTCGCCAAAGCGGTGACCACCCGGGTCTTTTTCAAGCCGCTCCGGCCGGAGGAGATTCGCGCCTACATCGCCACCGGCTGTCCGATGGACAAGGCCGGCGCCTACGCCATCCAGGGGGGGGCGGCGCACATGGTGACGCGGATCGACGGCTCCTACACCAACGTCGTCGGCTTGCCGCTCTGCGAAGTGGTGGAAGACTTGCGGCTTCTCGGGGCGCTCGGCGGCGCCTGA
- the trmFO gene encoding methylenetetrahydrofolate--tRNA-(uracil(54)-C(5))-methyltransferase (FADH(2)-oxidizing) TrmFO: protein MDERITVIGGGLAGCEAAWQAAERGVPVVLHEMKPERYSPAHQLPGLAELVCSNSLRGESLENAVGLLKEELRRCGSLFMAAADATRVPAGGALAVDRQLFSAYVTARIEGHPLIELRRGEVTELPATGLVVIASGPLTSELLAERLRALTGPDLYFYDAIAPIVAADSLDLTTVFRASRYGKGDGDDYLNCPLDEAGYERFVDELLAAEKVPAKEFEKVIHFEGCMPIEEMAARGRETLRFGPMKPVGLTDPRTGREPHAVVQLRAEDRAGTMFNLVGFQTKLTWPEQRRIFRLLPGLERAEFVRLGSMHRNTFINAPTLLAPTFQLQGERRIFFAGQITGVEGYVESAGSGFLAGLNAARLVRGEAPLVPPPATALGALVAHITRADARHFQPMNVNYGLFPPLPGKVKKKDRRQLLAARALAELEQWCEIGGAACRAPA from the coding sequence ATGGACGAACGGATTACCGTGATCGGCGGCGGCCTGGCCGGCTGCGAGGCCGCCTGGCAGGCCGCGGAGCGGGGCGTGCCGGTGGTACTGCACGAGATGAAGCCGGAGAGATATTCCCCGGCCCACCAGCTGCCGGGGCTGGCCGAACTGGTCTGCTCCAATTCGCTGCGCGGCGAGTCGCTGGAGAACGCCGTCGGGCTCCTCAAGGAGGAGCTGCGGCGCTGCGGTTCGCTGTTCATGGCGGCGGCCGACGCCACCCGCGTTCCGGCCGGCGGTGCCCTGGCGGTGGACCGGCAGCTCTTCTCCGCTTACGTCACGGCCCGGATCGAGGGGCACCCGCTGATCGAGCTCCGCCGCGGCGAGGTGACCGAGCTGCCGGCGACGGGGCTGGTGGTGATCGCCTCCGGCCCGCTCACCAGCGAGCTGCTGGCGGAACGGCTCCGGGCGCTGACCGGCCCCGACCTCTACTTCTACGACGCCATTGCGCCGATCGTCGCCGCCGACTCCCTCGACCTGACGACGGTCTTTCGCGCTTCCCGCTACGGCAAGGGGGACGGGGACGACTACCTGAACTGCCCGCTGGACGAGGCCGGCTACGAACGGTTCGTCGACGAGCTGCTGGCCGCCGAGAAGGTGCCGGCCAAAGAATTCGAAAAGGTGATACACTTTGAGGGGTGTATGCCGATCGAGGAAATGGCGGCCCGCGGCCGGGAAACCCTCCGCTTCGGCCCGATGAAGCCGGTGGGGCTGACCGACCCGCGCACCGGCCGGGAACCCCACGCGGTGGTCCAACTCCGCGCCGAAGACCGGGCGGGGACGATGTTCAACCTGGTCGGCTTCCAGACCAAGCTCACCTGGCCCGAGCAGCGGCGGATCTTCCGGCTGCTCCCGGGGCTGGAGCGTGCCGAGTTCGTCCGGCTCGGCTCCATGCACCGCAACACCTTCATCAATGCCCCGACCCTGCTTGCCCCGACCTTCCAACTGCAGGGCGAGCGGCGCATCTTCTTTGCCGGGCAGATCACCGGGGTCGAGGGGTACGTGGAATCGGCGGGGAGCGGTTTCCTCGCCGGACTCAACGCCGCCCGGCTGGTCCGGGGCGAAGCGCCGCTGGTGCCGCCGCCGGCCACTGCCCTCGGCGCCCTGGTGGCCCATATCACCCGCGCCGACGCCCGGCATTTCCAGCCGATGAACGTCAACTACGGACTGTTTCCGCCACTGCCGGGAAAGGTGAAGAAGAAGGACCGCCGTCAGTTGCTGGCGGCGCGGGCGCTGGCGGAACTGGAACAATGGTGCGAGATTGGGGGGGCTGCCTGCCGCGCCCCGGCGTGA
- a CDS encoding tetratricopeptide repeat protein — protein MTQPRPLKKHQVAEAMRSALALHRQGDLAAARDLYRQVLQIEPKNADALHLLGLLCDAEGRLDRAIELLGKAVRLQPDFPVYHNSLGVALRKAGRPAEARRSLERAVALRPGYAEAYSNLGNLCRMLGQPAAARTHLERALELEPGNPLYLANLGGALADAGLLLSAVDRYEQVLARAPEYREAAGNLSGLYSRLGRPRESLALLRRLLETAPADDPLVSDYLLTLNYLDDCSGEELAAEHRRLGARLAAATPVAFPLRGESARPLRIGYVSPDFHRHPVGFLIEPVLAAHDRTQFEPVCYQVHGPDDDQTARLRQAAAGWRDARGWADGALTARIREDRIDILVDLAGHTAYNRLAVFAAQPAPVRASWLGYVTTTGLPAMDYFIGDPFTVPAGDERLYRETVLRLPGCRFCFAPPAGAPPVSPLPALARDGVTFGSFNNLAKVSDEVIAVWAALLQRVPGSRLLLKWRSLEVPEVRQYYEARFAARGIAAGRLELRGFSPHGAQLAEYGEVDLALDPFPFSGGMTSLEALWMGVPVLTLANGRPAGMQTASFLAAAGFDRLVVRDVDDYLARGAALAADLPALAALRASLRERLAASPLCDCTAFTADLERLFREMWRRWCAAPPA, from the coding sequence ATGACCCAGCCCAGGCCCCTCAAAAAGCACCAGGTCGCCGAGGCGATGCGCAGTGCCCTTGCCCTGCACCGGCAGGGGGACCTTGCCGCCGCCCGGGACCTCTACCGGCAAGTCCTCCAGATCGAGCCGAAGAACGCCGACGCGCTCCACCTGCTCGGGCTGCTCTGCGATGCCGAAGGACGGCTCGACCGGGCGATCGAGCTGCTCGGCAAGGCGGTCCGGCTGCAGCCCGACTTCCCCGTCTATCACAACAGCCTCGGCGTGGCGCTGCGCAAGGCCGGCCGGCCGGCCGAGGCCCGGCGCAGCCTGGAGCGGGCCGTGGCGCTCCGTCCCGGCTATGCCGAGGCGTACAGCAATCTCGGCAACCTCTGCCGGATGCTCGGCCAGCCGGCGGCAGCGCGTACCCACCTGGAGCGCGCCCTGGAGCTGGAACCGGGCAACCCGCTCTATCTCGCCAACCTCGGCGGCGCCCTCGCCGATGCCGGGCTGCTCCTTTCGGCCGTCGACCGCTACGAGCAGGTGCTGGCCCGGGCTCCGGAGTACCGGGAGGCCGCCGGCAACCTGAGCGGGCTCTATAGCCGTCTCGGCCGGCCGCGGGAGAGCCTGGCGCTGCTCCGCCGGCTGCTGGAAACGGCCCCGGCGGACGATCCCCTTGTCAGCGATTATCTCCTGACCCTCAACTATCTCGACGACTGCAGCGGGGAAGAGCTGGCCGCCGAGCACCGGCGCCTCGGCGCGCGCCTTGCCGCCGCGACTCCCGTTGCCTTTCCCCTCCGGGGAGAGTCCGCGCGGCCGCTGCGGATCGGCTACGTTTCGCCCGATTTCCACCGCCATCCGGTCGGCTTCCTCATCGAACCGGTGCTGGCGGCCCACGACCGGACGCAGTTCGAGCCGGTCTGTTACCAGGTGCATGGCCCGGACGACGACCAGACGGCGCGGCTGCGGCAGGCCGCCGCCGGCTGGCGCGATGCCCGGGGGTGGGCCGACGGGGCGCTGACTGCCCGGATCAGGGAGGACCGGATCGACATTCTCGTCGACCTGGCCGGCCATACCGCCTATAACCGGCTGGCGGTGTTCGCGGCGCAGCCGGCGCCGGTCCGGGCAAGCTGGCTCGGCTACGTCACTACCACCGGCCTGCCGGCGATGGATTACTTCATCGGTGACCCGTTCACCGTGCCCGCCGGGGACGAGCGGCTCTACCGCGAGACGGTGCTGCGGCTCCCCGGCTGCCGTTTCTGCTTCGCCCCGCCGGCCGGGGCGCCGCCGGTTTCGCCCCTGCCGGCCCTGGCCCGCGACGGGGTGACCTTCGGCTCGTTCAACAACCTCGCCAAGGTGTCGGACGAGGTGATCGCCGTCTGGGCGGCGCTCCTGCAGCGGGTGCCCGGGTCGCGGCTGCTTCTGAAATGGCGGTCGCTGGAGGTGCCGGAGGTCCGGCAGTATTACGAGGCGCGGTTCGCGGCCCGGGGGATTGCCGCCGGGCGGCTGGAGCTGCGCGGCTTCTCCCCCCACGGGGCGCAGCTGGCGGAGTATGGCGAGGTCGATCTCGCCCTCGACCCGTTCCCGTTCTCCGGCGGGATGACCAGCCTCGAAGCGCTCTGGATGGGGGTGCCGGTGCTGACGCTGGCGAACGGCCGGCCGGCCGGCATGCAGACCGCCTCGTTCCTTGCCGCCGCCGGTTTCGACCGGCTGGTTGTCCGGGATGTCGACGACTACCTGGCCCGCGGCGCGGCGCTGGCGGCGGATCTTCCGGCCTTGGCGGCGCTCCGGGCATCGCTGCGGGAGCGGCTGGCCGCCTCGCCGCTCTGCGACTGCACCGCCTTTACCGCCGACCTGGAGAGGCTGTTCCGGGAGATGTGGCGGCGCTGGTGCGCGGCGCCGCCGGCCTAG